In Streptomyces sp. SLBN-118, the following are encoded in one genomic region:
- a CDS encoding transcriptional regulator, translating into MDAALFAAVFIALWVGHSVGDHWVQTSHQSCAKGLPGWPGSLAAARHVATLTVTKALLLMPVAWLLGLELSAASVTAGLAVDALSHGWADRRSTLARLAEATGKGEFYRLGAPRAGRDDNPHIGTGAYALDQSFHHLWLLVAALIIATV; encoded by the coding sequence ATGGATGCTGCTCTGTTCGCTGCGGTCTTCATCGCGTTATGGGTCGGGCATTCGGTGGGTGACCACTGGGTGCAGACATCGCATCAGTCGTGCGCGAAGGGGCTGCCGGGTTGGCCCGGCAGCCTCGCCGCCGCACGGCACGTCGCCACCCTGACGGTCACGAAAGCCCTGCTGCTGATGCCGGTGGCGTGGCTGCTCGGGCTGGAGCTCTCCGCGGCCAGTGTGACTGCTGGCCTCGCCGTGGATGCCCTGTCGCATGGCTGGGCTGATCGCCGCAGCACCCTCGCCCGCCTCGCTGAGGCAACGGGCAAGGGCGAGTTCTACCGGCTGGGCGCTCCGCGTGCCGGCCGGGACGACAACCCGCACATCGGGACCGGCGCCTACGCGCTGGACCAGTCCTTCCATCACCTGTGGCTGCTGGTCGCCGCTCTGATCATCGCCACCGTCTGA
- a CDS encoding GntR family transcriptional regulator, producing MAVLKYEEIAESLRARIAAGEFAPGDTIPSGRDLAEQWDVSRATAIKAVDVLRNDGVVVAKQGTGFVVTETPVARPAGARRAGSARILGGMPFLRIGEPDWAEPPVRVANALRIASGVLALRRVRVLQLPDGTPNSYVEAWFPPEIGEAAPRLSDTAPIAEGTTRYVRRQTGRFPAEGVDVTTVRLATGTEADRLGVEEGSAVAVLLHTAHDQEGRPLVCEEGVTPAALFEQVDTYAM from the coding sequence ATGGCCGTTCTGAAGTACGAAGAGATCGCCGAGTCTCTGCGCGCCCGCATCGCCGCAGGTGAGTTCGCCCCTGGCGACACCATCCCGTCCGGCCGCGACCTGGCCGAGCAGTGGGACGTGTCGCGTGCCACAGCCATCAAGGCCGTAGACGTCCTGCGCAACGACGGCGTAGTGGTGGCCAAGCAGGGGACCGGCTTCGTCGTCACAGAGACGCCCGTAGCGCGCCCCGCCGGCGCCCGCCGGGCCGGGTCGGCACGCATCCTGGGCGGGATGCCGTTCCTACGGATCGGCGAACCCGACTGGGCGGAGCCGCCCGTCCGCGTCGCCAACGCGCTTCGAATCGCCTCCGGAGTGCTGGCACTCCGACGCGTCCGCGTCCTCCAACTCCCGGACGGAACCCCGAATAGCTACGTGGAAGCGTGGTTCCCTCCTGAGATCGGAGAGGCGGCGCCCCGCCTCTCCGACACGGCCCCGATCGCCGAGGGCACGACACGCTATGTCCGTCGGCAGACCGGTCGGTTCCCGGCCGAGGGAGTAGATGTCACCACCGTGCGCCTCGCCACGGGTACGGAGGCGGACCGATTGGGGGTGGAGGAGGGAAGCGCGGTCGCTGTACTCCTCCACACGGCGCATGACCAAGAGGGTCGTCCGCTGGTCTGCGAGGAGGGCGTCACTCCCGCAGCACTCTTCGAGCAGGTAGACACCTACGCGATGTAG
- a CDS encoding DUF6284 family protein, producing the protein MKHIAAVQTLVTAPDFDREPTAAELDAIEWEMPVITAELELLDAQITTLDRAPSPLDVRRIRRARRRVLVARRELTNRGVTGSPEVA; encoded by the coding sequence ATGAAGCACATCGCTGCTGTTCAGACGCTTGTTACCGCCCCCGACTTCGACCGCGAGCCGACGGCCGCGGAGCTGGACGCGATCGAGTGGGAGATGCCGGTCATCACGGCGGAGCTTGAGCTGCTGGACGCGCAGATCACGACCCTGGACCGCGCACCGTCGCCGCTGGACGTCCGCCGGATCCGGCGGGCCCGCCGGCGGGTGCTGGTTGCCCGCCGTGAGCTGACCAACCGGGGCGTCACGGGTTCGCCGGAGGTGGCTTGA
- a CDS encoding DUF2637 domain-containing protein: MNSVQIRSAERALSVGTWLIVAGAMLYSILTVTPLMAVHTPDEWDWTAPILPLVVDAAVVIVVRLDAVLARLGGQGGRWPIVLRWMTGCMTLALNVADSALRKDLVGVAVHAVAPLLLIVTAETGLAYRRAITAALAAQEARMRAEQNEREQAARERREAAEQRAREEREHAATLAREQREHEAALAREQTEREEAARREEREQAEARERAEREARERREREREQQQRERERLEREAAQRREAERLEREAAARREQAEREERAARERAALLSGGSVNEKLPEDRARAVVHAAFAEGLAVRAAADLCGWSVGWVSTRYQEYRDTTVGRTLEGASS, from the coding sequence ATGAACAGTGTTCAGATCCGTTCAGCCGAGCGCGCGTTGTCGGTCGGGACGTGGCTGATCGTGGCCGGGGCGATGCTCTACTCCATCCTCACGGTCACGCCGCTCATGGCCGTTCACACCCCCGATGAGTGGGACTGGACGGCGCCGATTCTGCCGCTGGTGGTGGACGCCGCGGTCGTCATCGTGGTCCGCCTGGACGCGGTGCTGGCCCGGTTGGGCGGGCAGGGCGGCCGGTGGCCGATCGTGCTGCGGTGGATGACCGGCTGCATGACCCTCGCGCTCAACGTCGCCGACTCTGCGCTGAGGAAAGACCTGGTGGGAGTGGCTGTGCACGCGGTCGCTCCGCTGCTGCTGATCGTCACGGCAGAGACCGGACTCGCCTACCGGCGGGCCATCACCGCCGCACTGGCTGCGCAGGAAGCCCGTATGCGGGCAGAGCAGAACGAGCGCGAGCAGGCTGCGCGGGAACGGCGCGAGGCGGCCGAGCAGAGGGCCCGCGAGGAACGCGAGCACGCCGCGACGCTGGCCCGTGAACAGCGCGAGCACGAAGCGGCGCTGGCCCGTGAACAGACCGAGCGGGAAGAGGCGGCACGGCGCGAGGAACGGGAGCAGGCCGAAGCCCGCGAGCGTGCCGAGCGGGAGGCACGTGAACGCCGTGAACGTGAGCGTGAACAGCAGCAGCGTGAGCGTGAACGCCTTGAACGGGAAGCTGCTCAGCGCCGCGAGGCGGAGCGTCTGGAGCGGGAAGCCGCTGCCCGTCGTGAGCAGGCGGAGCGGGAGGAGCGGGCCGCGCGTGAACGGGCCGCGCTGCTGTCCGGCGGCTCGGTGAACGAGAAGCTGCCCGAGGACCGAGCCCGCGCCGTCGTGCATGCCGCGTTCGCCGAGGGGCTGGCGGTCCGGGCGGCTGCGGACTTGTGCGGCTGGTCGGTCGGCTGGGTCTCCACCCGCTACCAGGAATACCGCGACACCACCGTCGGCCGGACGCTCGAAGGCGCGTCGTCGTGA
- a CDS encoding DUF6303 family protein produces MATFKAQLANSGGRWCLYVVLLGVPVSQWPERAFGSAVVPTVQERSRALNALGYVFTDGAEWEWFEDSATFDDPSSAVLLIASVTVREATE; encoded by the coding sequence ATGGCCACGTTCAAGGCGCAGCTCGCGAACAGCGGAGGCCGGTGGTGCCTGTATGTGGTGCTGCTCGGGGTGCCGGTGTCGCAGTGGCCCGAGCGCGCTTTCGGAAGTGCTGTGGTGCCGACCGTTCAGGAGCGTTCACGGGCGCTGAACGCGCTCGGCTACGTGTTCACGGACGGCGCGGAGTGGGAGTGGTTCGAGGACAGCGCAACGTTTGACGACCCGTCGTCGGCGGTGCTGCTGATCGCGTCGGTCACGGTGCGGGAGGCGACGGAATGA
- a CDS encoding RRQRL motif-containing zinc-binding protein has product MSALPVYRWRLAPDGYATYRQLRAMGLRPGGQDVAAELQRPRRRRGPLVAFLYRIDRAKPVRPMTPAKRAALERANAARRICPNCRRDAGYRIPTSLGMCTPCADSSASAA; this is encoded by the coding sequence GTGAGCGCGCTGCCGGTCTACCGGTGGCGCCTCGCACCGGACGGCTACGCCACCTACCGCCAGCTGCGGGCCATGGGGCTGCGGCCCGGCGGGCAGGACGTGGCCGCGGAGTTGCAGCGCCCCCGGCGTCGCCGGGGCCCGCTGGTCGCCTTCCTCTACCGGATCGATCGGGCCAAGCCCGTCCGCCCCATGACCCCCGCCAAACGAGCGGCCCTGGAGCGGGCGAACGCCGCTCGCCGGATCTGCCCGAACTGCCGCCGGGACGCGGGCTATCGCATCCCGACCTCGCTCGGCATGTGCACCCCGTGCGCCGACTCATCCGCATCCGCCGCCTGA
- a CDS encoding helix-turn-helix domain-containing protein, translating into MSTKREQPDPRATLRAGLPDRYLTPDDIADMFEVPLETVYQWRRKRTGPPGFRIGKYVRYDPTDVRAYVTQRKSADQIAA; encoded by the coding sequence ATGAGCACCAAACGTGAACAGCCGGACCCGCGCGCCACTCTCCGCGCCGGGTTGCCTGACCGCTACCTCACACCCGACGACATCGCCGACATGTTCGAGGTGCCCCTCGAAACCGTCTACCAGTGGCGCCGGAAGCGAACCGGCCCGCCCGGATTCCGCATCGGCAAGTACGTCCGCTACGACCCCACCGACGTCCGCGCCTACGTCACCCAGCGCAAGAGTGCCGACCAGATCGCCGCCTGA
- a CDS encoding ATP-binding protein — MSEDDKNPAREVIADYAQAHFRYFRTADGTVYAQRNGHPVARPMRSQGTTGSHRQELMVGLFKDGRGVFNGSAMKEALDLIEALALDADTHAVNIRVAPGFDGATWLDLGRDDGKSVRIHPTGWDILTPDPREVCWRRTQLTGELPLPVKDTDGKGIDLLMRLCNFANAETECLAIAWLIGCLGPSVPVPAPFLTGPQGAGKSTGGRMLTRIIEGMSGDLRRAPKDEENLIAAVAAGWITALDNLSHMTPDLSDAMCCIVTGAESVKRALFTDGDVFRVGYRRPLLLTGIDVGVIRPDLAERLLPLRLERPKVRRTEAELWADYAEVLPVVLGSLLDLTVKVRAVEAETPTDLRMADFAHLCAQFDAATGLGALAAYRASLDDLNDDVIEGDLLAQTVLRHAETIEPGAAQQMTSTEWLSCLSRLYSGEDGRPLPKGWPTTGKVLSDRLKRLQPTLAARGVLIDSGRTKAGRYLEMTRTVALTLPPHAQTRAF, encoded by the coding sequence ATGTCTGAGGACGACAAGAATCCCGCTCGCGAGGTCATCGCGGACTATGCACAGGCCCACTTCCGGTACTTCCGCACCGCCGACGGGACCGTGTACGCGCAGAGGAACGGGCACCCCGTCGCCCGGCCGATGCGCTCGCAGGGCACCACGGGCAGCCACCGCCAGGAACTCATGGTGGGCCTGTTCAAGGACGGGCGCGGCGTGTTCAACGGGTCAGCGATGAAGGAGGCGTTGGACTTGATCGAAGCGCTCGCGTTGGACGCGGACACGCACGCCGTGAACATCCGCGTGGCCCCCGGGTTCGACGGGGCGACGTGGCTGGACCTGGGCCGCGATGACGGGAAGTCCGTCCGCATCCACCCCACCGGCTGGGACATCCTCACCCCCGACCCTCGCGAGGTGTGCTGGCGGCGGACCCAGCTCACCGGGGAACTGCCCCTTCCCGTCAAGGACACCGACGGCAAGGGCATCGATCTTCTGATGCGGCTGTGCAACTTCGCCAACGCCGAGACCGAATGCCTGGCCATCGCGTGGCTGATCGGCTGCCTCGGACCGTCCGTGCCGGTCCCCGCGCCGTTCCTCACCGGGCCGCAGGGCGCGGGGAAGTCCACCGGGGGCCGGATGCTCACCAGGATCATCGAGGGCATGAGCGGTGACCTGCGGCGGGCGCCGAAGGATGAGGAGAATCTGATCGCGGCAGTGGCGGCCGGATGGATTACCGCGCTGGACAACCTCTCCCACATGACGCCGGACCTGTCCGACGCGATGTGCTGCATCGTCACCGGAGCCGAGAGCGTCAAGCGGGCCCTGTTCACCGACGGGGACGTGTTCCGGGTCGGCTACCGCCGCCCCCTGCTCCTGACCGGCATCGACGTCGGCGTTATCCGGCCCGACCTCGCCGAACGGCTCCTGCCCCTGCGCTTGGAGCGTCCCAAGGTGCGGCGCACCGAAGCCGAACTGTGGGCGGACTACGCAGAGGTTCTGCCGGTGGTCCTCGGCTCGCTCCTGGACCTCACCGTCAAGGTGCGCGCCGTGGAGGCGGAGACCCCGACCGACCTGCGGATGGCGGACTTCGCGCACCTGTGCGCGCAGTTCGACGCGGCGACCGGGCTCGGGGCTCTTGCCGCCTACCGGGCGAGTCTGGACGACCTGAACGACGACGTGATCGAGGGCGATCTCCTCGCCCAGACCGTCCTCAGGCACGCCGAAACCATCGAGCCCGGCGCGGCGCAGCAGATGACGTCCACCGAGTGGCTGTCCTGCCTCAGCCGCCTCTACAGCGGCGAGGATGGCCGTCCCCTGCCCAAGGGCTGGCCGACCACCGGCAAAGTCCTCTCCGACCGCCTCAAGCGCCTCCAACCGACGCTGGCGGCCCGGGGCGTCCTCATCGACTCGGGCCGCACCAAGGCGGGCCGCTACCTCGAAATGACCCGCACGGTCGCCCTGACCCTGCCTCCGCACGCGCAGACGCGGGCGTTCTGA
- a CDS encoding bifunctional DNA primase/polymerase, whose translation MTQPTDISTLPDHQRTALRLAATGVPPLPLRAGKVPFGNCRTCANGACGGRPNMKIPGSCTCPAPCHGWAAATTDPGVINSPTWARAWRDAAAVAYHPGGAGLTVVDLDNAEAIGWARSSLPATLTVPTTRGEHWLYQGAMQSANAVRPGVDIKSTMAYARWLGPGTGTMAPLPDVVRALTVKEPAPARPASVTVPALAGGGECPHRTPTYLDRGIAMAEQRITEAREAVHTTVYRTFLAVLSTHGRCGCLTEAHTARLFTAAQAKGESPRHCMDAWTNALNTLGLSHV comes from the coding sequence ATGACCCAACCCACCGACATCAGCACGCTGCCAGACCATCAGCGCACCGCGCTGAGGCTCGCGGCCACCGGTGTGCCGCCGCTGCCCTTGCGCGCTGGGAAGGTGCCCTTCGGGAACTGCCGCACCTGCGCGAACGGAGCCTGTGGCGGCCGGCCGAACATGAAGATCCCCGGGTCCTGCACCTGCCCGGCGCCCTGCCACGGCTGGGCCGCCGCTACCACCGACCCCGGCGTCATCAACTCGCCGACGTGGGCGCGGGCGTGGCGAGACGCAGCGGCGGTGGCCTACCACCCCGGCGGCGCCGGTCTCACCGTCGTCGACCTCGACAATGCGGAAGCCATCGGATGGGCTCGTTCGAGCCTGCCCGCCACACTGACCGTGCCAACGACCCGGGGCGAGCACTGGCTCTACCAGGGCGCCATGCAGTCCGCCAACGCCGTACGGCCCGGCGTCGACATCAAGTCGACCATGGCCTACGCACGTTGGCTCGGTCCCGGTACCGGCACCATGGCGCCCCTGCCCGACGTCGTGCGCGCGCTGACCGTGAAGGAGCCGGCCCCGGCCCGTCCGGCTTCCGTCACGGTGCCCGCACTGGCGGGCGGCGGCGAGTGTCCGCACCGCACGCCGACCTACTTGGACCGTGGCATTGCCATGGCGGAGCAGCGCATTACCGAGGCCCGGGAGGCGGTGCACACGACGGTGTACCGGACGTTCCTCGCGGTGCTGTCGACGCACGGTCGGTGCGGCTGCCTCACCGAGGCGCACACCGCGCGGCTGTTCACCGCCGCGCAGGCCAAGGGGGAGTCGCCCCGGCACTGCATGGATGCGTGGACCAACGCCCTGAACACGTTGGGACTGAGCCATGTCTGA